One window of Burkholderia cepacia GG4 genomic DNA carries:
- the hydA gene encoding dihydropyrimidinase, which yields MSNDLDFVIRHADVVTAADRFSCDIGIRAGRVAMLGHGLPRAPRELDASGMLVMPGGVDAHCHLDQPMPDGLRMADDFLSGTRSALCGGTTTVIPFAAQAKGQSLQAAVDDYHRRAEGRALVDYGFHLIVADPTPHVLAEELPRLIANGYTSFKVYMTYDDLKLNDRQMLDVLSVARAHGALVMVHAENSDCIGWLTERLLGDGHVAPHFHAHARPAVVEREATHRAIAFAELVDVPILIVHVSGAEAIEQIRWGQSRGLPILAETCPQYLYLTAADLGHDGHDGYDGAKCVCSPPPRDPANQQAVWKALKQGVFSVFSSDHAPFNYDDPCGKHPGGQRVSFDHIPNGIPGLETRLPLLFDGVRKGHLSLHQFVELTSLRPAKLYGLYPRKGTIAVGADADIVVWDPDKRVRIANSALHHAVDYTPYEGIEVTGWPRHCLSRGELLVEDGRLLAAEPGRGQFVPAGTPCLD from the coding sequence ATGTCGAACGATCTCGATTTCGTGATCCGTCACGCGGACGTCGTGACGGCGGCGGACCGGTTCTCGTGCGACATCGGCATCCGCGCGGGGCGCGTGGCCATGCTCGGCCACGGGCTGCCGCGCGCGCCGCGCGAGCTCGATGCGAGCGGGATGCTGGTGATGCCGGGTGGCGTCGATGCGCACTGCCATCTCGACCAGCCGATGCCCGACGGGCTGCGGATGGCCGACGACTTCCTGTCCGGCACGCGCTCGGCGCTGTGCGGCGGCACGACCACCGTGATCCCGTTCGCCGCGCAGGCGAAGGGGCAGTCGCTGCAGGCCGCCGTGGACGACTATCACCGGCGCGCGGAAGGGCGCGCGCTGGTCGACTACGGTTTTCACCTGATCGTCGCCGATCCGACGCCGCATGTATTAGCCGAGGAATTGCCGCGGCTGATCGCGAACGGCTACACGTCGTTCAAGGTGTACATGACCTACGACGACCTGAAGCTGAACGACCGGCAGATGCTCGACGTGCTGTCGGTCGCGCGCGCGCACGGCGCGCTCGTGATGGTGCATGCGGAGAATTCGGACTGCATCGGCTGGCTGACCGAGCGGCTGCTCGGCGACGGCCACGTCGCGCCGCACTTCCATGCGCATGCGCGGCCGGCCGTGGTCGAACGTGAGGCGACGCATCGCGCGATCGCATTCGCGGAACTCGTCGACGTGCCGATCCTGATCGTGCACGTGTCGGGCGCCGAAGCGATCGAGCAGATCCGCTGGGGGCAGTCGCGCGGGCTGCCGATCCTGGCCGAAACATGCCCGCAGTACCTGTACCTGACGGCCGCCGATCTCGGCCACGACGGTCACGACGGCTACGACGGCGCGAAGTGCGTATGCAGCCCGCCGCCGCGCGACCCGGCCAACCAGCAGGCCGTGTGGAAGGCGCTGAAGCAGGGCGTATTCTCGGTATTCTCGTCGGACCATGCGCCGTTCAACTACGATGACCCGTGCGGCAAGCATCCGGGCGGTCAGCGCGTATCGTTCGACCATATCCCGAACGGAATCCCGGGCCTCGAGACGCGGCTGCCGCTGCTGTTCGACGGCGTACGCAAGGGGCATCTGTCGCTGCACCAGTTCGTCGAGCTGACTTCGCTGCGGCCCGCGAAGCTGTACGGGCTGTATCCGCGCAAGGGGACGATCGCGGTCGGCGCCGATGCGGATATCGTCGTATGGGACCCCGACAAGCGCGTGCGGATCGCGAATTCGGCGCTGCATCATGCGGTCGACTACACGCCTTATGAAGGCATCGAGGTGACGGGCTGGCCGCGTCATTGCCTGTCGCGCGGCGAGCTGCTCGTCGAGGACGGCCGGCTTCTCGCGGCGGAGCCGGGGCGCGGGCAGTTCGTGCCGGCCGGCACGCCGTGTCTCGACTGA
- a CDS encoding serine hydrolase domain-containing protein, with protein sequence MSVSHAMRGIAAAAIVASSNGGPALAAGGAPQDLPSVVPEAVGVDSAPLVRLSEWLRRDRMDVRSLVVVKDGRIVFERYGDGLSRDNNYELYSVTKTITALLAGILDGEGKLGPSTKVAPLIAAARPDLASELADKQDIELRHLMSMSSGLRYTTREGTDPLYYDAPDRLHVAVTSRAAQPPGTQFDYIDVNPVLVGTAVSIAAREREDDFARKRLFEPLGFAHYRWSGADGTGAVAGGWGLRLRAVDMAKIGMLLLDHGQWNGQQIVPAGWVRQMTTPSPAAADYGYYCWISHVVEHGTPEFGAMGFKGQFITVLPAQRAVVVMTSLLPTDGGLRDATYLNLYRRMVGDYILPALSPAQPPVERAATTQALRDELARSRQTKGVPGTAAAFNDAPEI encoded by the coding sequence ATGAGCGTTTCCCACGCAATGCGCGGCATCGCGGCAGCGGCCATCGTCGCCAGTTCAAACGGCGGCCCGGCGCTGGCCGCCGGCGGCGCACCGCAGGACCTGCCGAGCGTCGTGCCCGAAGCGGTCGGCGTCGATTCGGCGCCGCTCGTACGGCTGTCCGAATGGCTGCGCCGCGACCGGATGGACGTGCGCAGCCTCGTCGTCGTGAAGGACGGCCGGATCGTGTTCGAGCGCTACGGCGACGGCCTTTCGCGCGACAACAACTACGAGCTGTATTCGGTAACGAAGACGATCACCGCGCTGCTCGCCGGCATCCTCGACGGCGAGGGCAAGCTCGGCCCGTCGACGAAGGTCGCGCCGCTGATCGCGGCCGCGCGGCCCGATCTCGCGAGCGAACTCGCGGACAAGCAGGACATCGAGCTGCGGCACCTGATGTCGATGTCGAGCGGGCTGCGCTACACCACGCGCGAAGGCACCGATCCGCTGTATTACGACGCGCCCGACCGGCTGCACGTCGCGGTGACGAGCCGCGCCGCGCAGCCACCCGGCACGCAGTTCGACTACATCGACGTGAATCCGGTGCTGGTCGGCACGGCCGTGTCGATCGCCGCGCGGGAACGCGAGGACGACTTCGCGCGCAAGCGGCTGTTCGAACCGCTCGGCTTCGCGCATTACCGCTGGAGCGGCGCCGACGGCACCGGCGCGGTGGCCGGCGGCTGGGGCTTGCGATTGCGCGCGGTCGACATGGCGAAAATCGGCATGCTGCTGCTCGACCACGGTCAGTGGAACGGCCAGCAGATCGTGCCGGCCGGCTGGGTCCGGCAGATGACGACGCCGTCGCCGGCCGCGGCCGATTACGGCTACTACTGCTGGATCAGTCACGTCGTCGAGCACGGCACGCCGGAATTCGGCGCGATGGGCTTCAAGGGGCAGTTCATCACGGTGCTGCCCGCGCAGCGCGCGGTCGTCGTGATGACGAGCCTGCTGCCGACCGACGGCGGCCTGCGCGACGCGACCTACCTGAACCTGTATCGACGGATGGTCGGCGACTACATCCTGCCGGCGCTCTCGCCCGCGCAGCCGCCGGTCGAGCGCGCGGCAACCACGCAGGCGCTGCGCGACGAACTCGCGCGTAGCCGGCAGACGAAGGGCGTGCCCGGTACCGCCGCCGCGTTCAACGATGCGCCGGAGATTTGA
- a CDS encoding serine hydrolase domain-containing protein gives MRRLLARVAALLIGGGALASAPMPALSAAQAADALPPLHETGIEAAAPEDVGVDSRKLVDLSRWIRAQKLDVYSLLVVKDGKLVFERYGANASRDSTYELYSVTKAVTSLVAGILVERGALHLDDPVAARLAAWRPDLGGALADKRGIALKHVLSMSSGLHYDFSPKDDPIYYTAPDRLKLAAAAVPKVAPGTAFDYTDVNPILASAMLSAAAGEPVERYAQTHLFAPLDMKRAAWERADRTGLVSAGWGLRLRAVDMAKIGMLVLDGGRWQGRQVVPQAWIAQMTSPRVSPHFGYYWWINNIVASEPEFDAMGFKGQFITVLPKRNTVIVMTGVLPVDGGLRDAENVKLFRRMVNDYILPALDGGAASGQGAGGGDTRAALRDELEVSARSAGVPGTQVDPTDLPK, from the coding sequence ATGCGCCGGCTGCTCGCGCGGGTTGCGGCGTTGCTGATCGGCGGCGGTGCGCTGGCGTCGGCGCCCATGCCGGCGCTGTCCGCGGCGCAGGCGGCCGATGCACTGCCGCCGCTGCATGAGACCGGCATCGAGGCCGCCGCGCCGGAAGATGTCGGCGTCGATTCGCGCAAGCTCGTCGACCTGTCGCGCTGGATCCGCGCGCAGAAGCTCGACGTGTACAGCCTGCTCGTCGTGAAGGACGGCAAGCTGGTGTTCGAGCGCTACGGTGCGAACGCGTCGCGTGATTCGACCTATGAGCTGTACTCGGTGACGAAGGCCGTGACGTCGCTCGTCGCGGGCATCCTGGTCGAGCGCGGCGCCTTGCATCTCGACGACCCGGTGGCCGCGCGGCTCGCCGCGTGGCGTCCCGACCTGGGCGGCGCGCTCGCGGACAAGCGCGGCATCGCGCTGAAGCACGTGCTGTCGATGTCGAGCGGCCTGCATTACGACTTCAGCCCGAAAGACGATCCGATCTACTACACCGCGCCGGACCGGCTGAAGCTCGCGGCGGCGGCGGTGCCGAAGGTCGCGCCCGGCACCGCGTTCGACTACACCGACGTGAACCCGATCCTCGCGTCGGCGATGTTGAGCGCGGCGGCCGGCGAACCCGTCGAGCGCTATGCGCAGACGCATCTGTTCGCTCCGCTCGACATGAAGCGCGCCGCATGGGAGCGCGCGGACCGCACCGGGCTCGTGTCGGCCGGCTGGGGGCTGCGGCTGCGCGCCGTCGACATGGCGAAGATCGGCATGCTCGTGCTCGACGGCGGGCGCTGGCAGGGGCGGCAGGTGGTCCCGCAAGCGTGGATCGCACAGATGACGTCGCCGCGCGTGTCGCCGCATTTTGGCTACTACTGGTGGATCAACAACATCGTCGCGAGCGAGCCCGAATTCGACGCGATGGGCTTCAAGGGGCAATTCATCACGGTGCTGCCGAAGCGCAATACGGTGATCGTGATGACGGGCGTGCTGCCGGTGGACGGCGGCCTGCGCGATGCGGAGAACGTGAAGCTGTTCCGGCGGATGGTGAACGATTACATCCTGCCGGCACTCGATGGCGGTGCTGCGTCGGGGCAGGGTGCCGGTGGCGGCGATACGCGTGCGGCGCTGCGCGACGAGCTTGAAGTGAGCGCGCGCTCCGCAGGCGTGCCCGGTACACAGGTCGATCCGACCGATCTGCCGAAGTAG
- a CDS encoding aspartate aminotransferase family protein, with protein sequence MQTRHGVDLIRARALFDRERRAFTEAMPTSRALSAEASEHLLFGVPLHWMQDWSTPFSLVVKEARGATFTDVDGHLYADFCLGDTGAMFGHAPEPVARALAEQATRGYTTMLPSEDATWVSRELARRFRLPIWQFALSASDANRFVLRWARAATGRKTIVVFNGCYHGTVDDVFVDLVDGRPVQRDSLLGQSYDLLANTRVVEFNDLDALEAALKDGDVACVLAEPAMTNIGMVLPEPGFWEAARELTRRYGTLLVIDETHTISSGPGGYAAAHGLEPDALVVGKPIAGGVPCAVYGFSADFAARAKQAKLNAPPGHSGIGTTLTANMLAMHAMRATLAEVATDAAYAHMFELAARLATGLERAIAKHGLPWCVTRIGARTEFQFTHTPPRNGTIAGEQLDSELEHIVHLYLLNRGVLITPFHNMMLVCPQTTADDVDTLVAQFDACLGELA encoded by the coding sequence TTGCAGACCCGCCACGGAGTCGACCTCATCCGCGCCCGCGCGCTGTTCGATCGCGAGCGCCGTGCCTTCACCGAAGCCATGCCGACCTCCCGCGCGTTGTCCGCGGAAGCGTCCGAGCACCTGCTGTTCGGTGTGCCGTTGCACTGGATGCAGGACTGGTCGACGCCGTTCTCGCTGGTCGTGAAGGAGGCGCGCGGTGCGACGTTCACCGACGTCGACGGTCACCTCTATGCGGACTTCTGCCTCGGCGACACTGGCGCGATGTTCGGCCATGCGCCCGAGCCGGTCGCGCGCGCACTCGCCGAACAGGCGACGCGCGGCTACACGACGATGCTGCCGAGCGAGGACGCCACATGGGTATCGCGCGAGCTCGCGCGGCGCTTCCGGCTGCCGATCTGGCAGTTCGCGCTGAGCGCGAGCGACGCGAACCGCTTCGTGCTGCGCTGGGCGCGCGCGGCCACCGGCCGCAAGACGATCGTCGTGTTCAACGGCTGTTATCACGGCACGGTCGACGACGTGTTCGTCGATCTCGTCGACGGCCGCCCGGTGCAGCGCGACAGCCTGCTCGGGCAGTCCTATGACCTGCTCGCGAACACCCGCGTGGTCGAATTCAACGATCTGGACGCGCTCGAAGCGGCGCTGAAGGACGGCGACGTCGCGTGCGTGCTGGCCGAGCCCGCGATGACGAACATCGGGATGGTGCTCCCCGAGCCGGGCTTCTGGGAGGCGGCGCGCGAACTGACGCGCCGCTACGGCACGCTGCTCGTGATCGACGAAACCCACACGATCAGCAGCGGCCCGGGCGGCTACGCAGCCGCGCACGGTCTCGAACCGGACGCGCTGGTGGTCGGCAAGCCGATCGCCGGCGGCGTGCCGTGCGCGGTGTACGGCTTCAGCGCCGACTTCGCGGCGCGCGCGAAGCAGGCGAAGCTGAATGCGCCGCCCGGCCATTCCGGGATCGGCACGACGCTCACCGCGAACATGCTGGCGATGCATGCGATGCGTGCGACGCTCGCCGAAGTCGCGACCGATGCCGCGTATGCGCACATGTTCGAACTGGCCGCGCGGCTCGCGACCGGGCTCGAACGGGCAATCGCGAAACATGGGCTGCCGTGGTGCGTGACGCGCATCGGCGCGCGCACCGAGTTCCAGTTCACGCACACGCCGCCGCGCAACGGCACGATCGCGGGCGAACAGCTCGATAGCGAACTCGAGCACATCGTGCATCTGTATTTGCTGAATCGCGGCGTGCTGATCACGCCGTTCCACAACATGATGCTCGTGTGTCCGCAGACGACGGCCGACGACGTCGACACGCTCGTCGCGCAATTCGACGCATGCCTGGGCGAATTGGCGTGA
- a CDS encoding GNAT family N-acetyltransferase yields MITIRLLDAADAAQFQSVRLRAVDTSPTSFLPTRDEEAGVSVDEFATRITSTHERAVFGAFDGESLVGITGVRRDARAKVAHKATIWGVFVDPAFRGRGIAQSLLDSATAHASQTWQCQQLMLCVNEINGTAERLYASQGFVRFGTEPRSLLVDGRFYDEHHMVKTLT; encoded by the coding sequence ATGATCACGATCCGCCTGCTCGACGCCGCCGATGCGGCGCAGTTCCAGTCCGTGCGCCTGCGTGCGGTCGACACGTCACCGACCTCGTTCCTGCCGACCCGCGACGAAGAAGCCGGCGTCTCCGTCGACGAATTCGCGACGCGCATCACCTCCACCCATGAGCGCGCCGTGTTCGGCGCGTTCGACGGCGAGTCGCTCGTCGGTATCACGGGCGTGCGCCGCGATGCGCGCGCCAAGGTCGCGCACAAGGCGACGATCTGGGGCGTGTTCGTCGACCCGGCGTTTCGCGGGCGCGGCATCGCGCAATCGCTGCTCGACAGCGCGACCGCGCACGCATCGCAAACGTGGCAGTGCCAGCAACTGATGCTGTGCGTGAACGAGATCAACGGCACCGCCGAACGGCTGTACGCGTCGCAAGGGTTCGTCCGGTTCGGCACGGAGCCACGCTCGCTGCTCGTCGACGGCCGCTTCTACGACGAACACCACATGGTCAAGACGCTCACGTAA
- a CDS encoding helix-turn-helix domain-containing protein has product MPKSTAPVPPSTDDAPPQLDHQTVGARLRDARKSRGLTLAQLSERSGIAVSTISKAERGDIALTYDKFAALTHALALDFDTIFGRPAPAGAMTPSFTPAGQQMVYDTPNYAYGMLANDLTGKRMVPVRGRIHARKLSDFADYIRHTGEEFVFVLSGELELRFENGTAYRLGTGDSLYFDSAIGHVYLSLGDTDAEVLVCCVDGAARRPRDAI; this is encoded by the coding sequence ATGCCCAAATCCACCGCCCCCGTTCCGCCGTCCACCGACGACGCCCCGCCGCAGCTCGACCACCAGACGGTCGGCGCGCGGCTGCGCGACGCACGCAAGTCGCGCGGCCTGACGCTCGCGCAGCTGTCCGAGCGCTCCGGTATCGCGGTCTCGACGATTTCGAAGGCCGAGCGCGGCGACATTGCGCTGACCTACGACAAGTTCGCGGCGCTCACGCATGCACTCGCACTCGACTTCGACACGATATTCGGGCGGCCCGCGCCGGCCGGCGCGATGACGCCATCGTTCACGCCGGCCGGCCAGCAGATGGTCTACGACACGCCGAACTACGCGTACGGGATGCTCGCAAACGACCTGACCGGCAAGCGGATGGTGCCGGTGCGCGGGCGCATCCATGCGCGCAAGCTGTCCGACTTCGCCGACTACATCCGGCACACCGGCGAGGAATTCGTGTTCGTGCTGAGCGGCGAGCTGGAGCTGCGCTTCGAGAACGGCACCGCGTACCGGCTCGGCACCGGCGACAGCCTGTATTTCGATAGCGCGATCGGGCATGTCTATCTGAGCCTCGGCGACACGGACGCCGAGGTGCTCGTGTGCTGCGTCGACGGCGCCGCGCGGCGGCCGCGGGACGCGATCTGA
- a CDS encoding RidA family protein, with protein MSAEIKRLQTGPRMSQVVIANGFVHLAGQVPDTAGAPIAVQAAEILTRIDALLASAGVDKTRVLTANVWLSDAAHFDAFNAVWDAWVPAGHAPTRACVQALLMKPGLDVEIAVTALA; from the coding sequence ATGTCCGCTGAAATCAAACGTCTGCAAACCGGCCCGCGCATGAGCCAGGTCGTGATCGCCAACGGCTTCGTCCATCTGGCCGGCCAGGTGCCCGACACGGCGGGCGCACCGATCGCCGTGCAGGCGGCTGAAATCCTGACGCGCATCGACGCGCTGCTCGCATCGGCCGGCGTCGACAAGACGCGCGTGCTGACGGCCAACGTGTGGCTCAGCGATGCCGCGCACTTCGACGCGTTCAATGCGGTGTGGGATGCGTGGGTGCCGGCCGGTCACGCGCCGACCCGCGCATGCGTGCAGGCGCTGCTGATGAAGCCCGGTCTCGACGTCGAGATCGCCGTCACCGCGCTCGCGTGA
- a CDS encoding NAD(P)/FAD-dependent oxidoreductase gives MKFDTLVLGGGMIGVSIAVHLQQRGLSVALVDRKAPGNETSFGNAGLIQREGVYPYAFPRGFGTLLKYACNRSPDVRYHPAALPKLIPFLYRYWRNSHPVRHAEIARAYAPLIEHCVTEHRALIDAAGAGALLREGGWLKVFRSAATRDAEMRAAERWRGEYGVTFDPLDAAALRDAEPNLSRALIGALRYTASDSISDPNGLVTAYARHFEQLGGRVVTGDALTLSAANGWRVDTEHGPLDARAAVVALGPWSDLLCERLGYTLPLAVKRGYHMHYAAQPGARLNRPVLDADSGFLITPMTRGIRLTTGVELGYRDTPPTPTQLAAVEPVARELFPLGARVDGVPWLGRRPCTPDMLPVIGAAPRHRDLWFAFGHAHHGFTLGPVTGRLIADLMTGVRPFVDPTPFRVERFLHGR, from the coding sequence ATGAAGTTCGATACGCTCGTCCTGGGCGGCGGCATGATCGGCGTGTCCATCGCCGTTCACCTGCAGCAACGCGGCCTGTCGGTCGCGCTCGTGGATCGCAAGGCGCCCGGCAATGAAACGTCGTTCGGCAATGCCGGGCTGATCCAGCGCGAAGGCGTGTATCCGTATGCGTTTCCGCGCGGCTTCGGCACGCTGCTGAAGTACGCGTGCAACCGCTCGCCGGACGTGCGCTATCACCCGGCGGCGCTGCCGAAGCTGATCCCGTTCCTGTATCGCTACTGGCGCAATTCGCACCCGGTGCGGCACGCCGAGATCGCGCGCGCGTATGCGCCGCTGATCGAACATTGCGTGACCGAGCACCGCGCGCTGATCGACGCGGCCGGCGCCGGCGCGCTGCTGCGCGAAGGCGGCTGGCTCAAGGTGTTTCGCAGCGCCGCGACGCGCGATGCCGAAATGCGCGCCGCCGAGCGCTGGCGCGGCGAATACGGCGTGACCTTCGACCCGCTCGACGCTGCCGCGCTGCGCGACGCGGAGCCGAACCTGAGCCGTGCGCTGATCGGCGCGCTGCGCTACACGGCTTCCGATTCAATCAGCGATCCGAACGGGCTGGTGACCGCCTATGCGCGGCACTTCGAGCAGCTCGGCGGCCGCGTCGTGACCGGCGACGCGCTGACGCTGTCGGCCGCGAACGGCTGGCGCGTCGACACCGAACACGGCCCGCTCGATGCGCGCGCGGCGGTCGTCGCGCTCGGTCCGTGGTCGGACCTGCTGTGCGAACGGCTCGGCTACACGCTGCCGCTCGCGGTCAAGCGCGGCTATCACATGCACTACGCGGCGCAGCCCGGCGCGCGGCTGAACCGGCCGGTGCTCGATGCCGACAGCGGCTTCCTGATCACGCCGATGACGCGCGGTATCCGCCTGACGACCGGCGTCGAGCTCGGCTATCGCGACACGCCGCCGACCCCGACGCAGCTCGCCGCCGTCGAGCCGGTCGCGCGCGAGCTGTTCCCGCTCGGTGCGCGCGTCGACGGCGTGCCATGGCTCGGCCGCCGGCCGTGCACGCCCGACATGCTACCGGTGATCGGCGCTGCGCCGCGTCACCGCGATCTGTGGTTCGCGTTCGGGCATGCGCATCACGGCTTCACGCTCGGCCCGGTGACCGGCCGGCTGATCGCCGACCTGATGACCGGCGTGCGCCCGTTCGTCGACCCGACGCCATTCCGCGTCGAACGCTTTCTGCACGGCCGCTGA
- a CDS encoding amino acid permease produces MQQHTMRRELGARQISFMALGMAIGVGLFLGSASAIKAAGPGALLAYLIGGGMIFLIMRALGEMAVHRPVSGSFGAYAFEYLGPFAGYVVGWSYWLLMVGVGVAETTAIGIYMGFWFPDVPQWLWVVAAIAAISGFNLLNVKVYGELEFWFAIVKVVTIVLMIAGGALIVFTGIGHHGEPVGLSNLWRHGGVFPHGVLGVVSALPIVAYSFAGVEMIGLTAGEAREPQKMIPRAINSVLWRILIFYVGALFIIMALYPWNGLGDHGSPFVTTFESLGLRQAAGVVNFVVLTAALSSFNCIVFSGARMLSSMAGNGLAPAAFAALSASGSPSRAVRATVLFMSVGVLLNYVIPARVFGWLMSFLSFDVAVIWAMIVLTHMRFRRVIAARGETVAFRLPGAPVTSWICLVFVAFVFVMLGVDPSTRGSLYAGAAVMAVMAIVYRRSRHLQAAAQSTRVALGVEHV; encoded by the coding sequence ATGCAACAGCACACGATGCGGCGCGAGCTTGGTGCGCGCCAGATCTCGTTCATGGCGCTCGGAATGGCCATCGGCGTCGGCCTGTTCCTCGGCTCGGCCTCCGCGATCAAGGCGGCCGGGCCCGGCGCGCTGCTCGCGTACCTGATTGGTGGCGGGATGATCTTCCTGATCATGCGCGCACTCGGCGAGATGGCCGTGCACCGGCCGGTGTCCGGCTCGTTCGGCGCGTATGCGTTCGAATACCTCGGGCCGTTCGCCGGCTACGTGGTCGGCTGGAGCTACTGGCTGCTGATGGTCGGCGTCGGCGTCGCGGAGACCACCGCGATCGGCATCTATATGGGCTTCTGGTTTCCGGACGTGCCGCAGTGGCTGTGGGTCGTGGCGGCGATCGCCGCGATCTCGGGCTTCAACCTGCTCAACGTGAAGGTGTACGGCGAGCTGGAGTTCTGGTTCGCGATCGTGAAGGTCGTGACGATCGTGCTGATGATCGCGGGCGGCGCGCTGATCGTGTTCACGGGGATCGGCCATCACGGCGAGCCGGTCGGCCTGTCGAACCTGTGGCGCCACGGCGGCGTGTTTCCGCACGGCGTGCTCGGTGTCGTGAGCGCGTTGCCGATCGTCGCGTATTCGTTCGCGGGCGTCGAGATGATTGGCCTCACGGCCGGCGAGGCGCGCGAGCCGCAGAAGATGATCCCGCGCGCGATCAACTCGGTGCTGTGGCGGATCCTGATCTTCTACGTGGGCGCGCTGTTCATCATCATGGCGCTGTATCCGTGGAACGGTCTCGGCGACCACGGCAGCCCGTTCGTCACCACGTTCGAATCGCTCGGGCTGCGGCAGGCGGCCGGCGTCGTCAACTTCGTCGTCCTGACGGCCGCGCTGTCGAGCTTCAACTGCATCGTGTTCAGCGGCGCGCGCATGTTGTCGAGCATGGCCGGGAACGGCCTCGCGCCCGCGGCGTTCGCGGCGCTCAGCGCGAGCGGGTCGCCGTCGCGCGCAGTGCGGGCGACCGTGCTGTTCATGTCGGTCGGCGTGCTGCTGAACTACGTGATTCCGGCGCGCGTGTTCGGCTGGCTGATGTCGTTCCTGTCGTTCGACGTGGCCGTGATCTGGGCGATGATCGTGCTGACCCACATGCGGTTCCGGCGCGTGATTGCCGCGCGCGGCGAGACGGTGGCGTTCCGGCTGCCGGGTGCACCGGTGACATCGTGGATCTGTCTGGTGTTCGTCGCGTTCGTGTTCGTGATGCTCGGCGTCGATCCGTCGACGCGCGGGTCGCTGTATGCCGGCGCGGCGGTGATGGCGGTGATGGCGATCGTCTACCGGCGGTCGCGGCATCTGCAGGCGGCGGCGCAGTCGACGCGTGTCGCGCTGGGTGTCGAGCACGTGTGA